From the genome of Branchiostoma floridae strain S238N-H82 chromosome 8, Bfl_VNyyK, whole genome shotgun sequence:
TGATGTCTATAATGTTATTGTTCTTGACATGCGTTGACTTTGTCTCTATTGAGTATTAGCGTGAGAAAACTAGAGAACTACTATTAAAGACATAGACAATAGCAAGTCCGAAGCCTTCAATTCTACATATGGCCCAACTCACCGAACAACCCTTACACGAAGATAAAGGATCTAATACATTGACTACAGGTATAGCCGCAGGCGATAGTACTACTACTATAGTAAACTGTTGATCCGCCCAACACTCCACTAAGAAAAACTAACTTTATCCTGACCCGTCTTGACAACCGACGATCTTATAACAGTATAAATGTCTTGAGCTGTTTCCTTGGTAGTGTGTTTAGCAACTAGATATGCCGAACGTTGTACTTGAGTTTGCATGGCTTGAATGGGGACCCGCGACGATATATTTTGTTTGGAGAACGCATAGGTTTTCAGTAGCCCGCGGGGGAAGTGGTCGAAGTAACCAAATAGGGGTAATTGTTTGTCTATTGGATCAGTTCATTATAAACTAGGGGGTTTCGGCGTGTTAATTTATTTCTAAAAGAAGCTTTAACTTGATACGCTGACACACTACTACTTTCTGTCGTGTTAGTAACAATTTCAAAGATTATTTTCAGGTATTAAGTGTACGTATGAGCGATAAACTGTTTACAACAAAGATACGGATACTAAAGAAACTTTGTATGCCCCTATATTTACAAAGTGTTACGTCCCACGATATGTTTTGCAACTCAGAAAGGCTCTGGGTGGCGTGTTTACTGCGACCTCTCTTAGTTGCTACGACCGCGACCACGGCTTCATTCAGTCTTCATTTCTGGTGAAAAGGCGGGTCATTATTCCTCCGCAGTCACCCATGTAGAGTAGAGATGTCGTCCTGCGGGGACCCATGACAGACAGCATGTGCCAGAGCGATGTGGTGCACGGCTTCGCGGCTCACCGGGACAGGGAGCTCTCAGACAACCTCTTGCAGACCGAAGACGACCTCGATCAGTTGCACGCTTGGCGGGCGAAGGAGGCGGACGCCTTCTGCGGGTGGGTCCCGGACCCGCGCGCGCCCCAGCGCCGCCCCAAGGATAACCCCGCCAACAAACCCGCTCCCAAACGCCTCCGTAGCACCAAGGAACGAAGACTCAGCCAACAGAACCTACGAGCGACGTACGAATTTCGACATTATCGCGACATCGGGCGCTACATTCAACAGTACCGCCGAGACCACTCCTGTACCGTGGCCCCTCGGGACACCAACCCTCACTTTACCTCGGACGCTCTGGTAGCACTTCTCCGAAAGGCGGACCCCCAGAAACCCTACTTGATACCACGGACAAGAGTCCAAGACGTCCCTGGTTGCTCCTTAGAGCCGCCAAAGTTAGGAGTCCTCCGTAGAGCCGTGACGGGGACCTCAAGAGATTGGCATTCCTTTTCGGGTTCATCTGTATCTCACCCGGTCACCGAGGAAGCTCTACCAACCAGTCATTCACCACCTCAACTTTCACAACAAATTCCAGCCAGGGGGCCGGAAAGGGTAGTGTCCGGAGCCGGGGACGTAACCAACACCGCCGGCTTTGGTCTCCACTTCACCTCGCTGAGCCGGCCGAGCACGGGTACTACAGAGAGTCGAGACTCCGGATCGAGCTCTAACAGTAACTCCAAATCCCTCCCGAACCATGGAACGCTCACTCTAGCTTTTAGCATCA
Proteins encoded in this window:
- the LOC118420888 gene encoding uncharacterized protein LOC118420888 isoform X5 codes for the protein MTDSMCQSDVVHGFAAHRDRELSDNLLQTEDDLDQLHAWRAKEADAFCGWVPDPRAPQRRPKDNPANKPAPKRLRSTKERRLSQQNLRATYEFRHYRDIGRYIQQYRRDHSCTVAPRDTNPHFTSDALVALLRKADPQKPYLIPRTRVQDVPGCSLEPPKLGVLRRAVTGTSRDWHSFSGSSVSHPVTEEALPTSHSPPQLSQQIPARGPERVVSGAGDVTNTAGFGLHFTSLSRPSTGTTESRDSGSSSNSNSKSLPNHGTLTLAFSINGNSNRQQRPPSTSATSSTNKPAKPQYTSIVRSEPSADSKQADAASVSDMSATGVNIMAMDRQIWHDKKGRGYLSLAAPIRLFGTSRKLHLAREVETAEFAGTAPPRSLVSSAGTTTGQTARRSPRKDTREKQEASGKEFTALQMSRFGP
- the LOC118420888 gene encoding uncharacterized protein LOC118420888 isoform X3; protein product: MTDSMCQSDVVHGFAAHRDRELSDNLLQTEDDLDQLHAWRAKEADAFCGWVPDPRAPQRRPKDNPANKPAPKRLRSTKERRLSQQNLRATYEFRHYRDIGRYIQQYRRDHSCTVAPRDTNPHFTSDALVALLRKADPQKPYLIPRTRVQDVPGCSLEPPKLGVLRRAVTGTSRDWHSFSGSSVSHPVTEEALPTSHSPPQLSQQIPARGPERVVSGAGDVTNTAGFGLHFTSLSRPSTGTTESRDSGSSSNSNSKSLPNHGTLTLAFSINGNSNRQQRPPSTSATSSTNKPAKPQYTSIVRSEPSADSKQADAASVSDMSATGVNIMAMDRQFDTWQPYAPLPAVPVPRSRSVPAPSRIPKQIHPRLRYTIEANRRRATPLHLAPLSPRIHPSVAAREMLDPELRVLRGFAPKMAPGGLQIWHDKKGRGYLSLAAPIRK
- the LOC118420888 gene encoding uncharacterized protein LOC118420888 isoform X1 codes for the protein MTDSMCQSDVVHGFAAHRDRELSDNLLQTEDDLDQLHAWRAKEADAFCGWVPDPRAPQRRPKDNPANKPAPKRLRSTKERRLSQQNLRATYEFRHYRDIGRYIQQYRRDHSCTVAPRDTNPHFTSDALVALLRKADPQKPYLIPRTRVQDVPGCSLEPPKLGVLRRAVTGTSRDWHSFSGSSVSHPVTEEALPTSHSPPQLSQQIPARGPERVVSGAGDVTNTAGFGLHFTSLSRPSTGTTESRDSGSSSNSNSKSLPNHGTLTLAFSINGNSNRQQRPPSTSATSSTNKPAKPQYTSIVRSEPSADSKQADAASVSDMSATGVNIMAMDRQDFLEHLENFTWREKLKLLSLQEQRPLGAWFRQRGQQQAKPPDVPREKTPEKNKRRAERNSQRFKCLALDPDNAVMDHWDGDRHQKEKHAQLNQKSLGVVLFKKSLLPERDVRKRLLFNAKGGGWKTYAASSAKPNPVEAYQIPDDISAIPQGVADARDAKRLTEMVSIKTRKEQLKSPGKTTPL
- the LOC118420888 gene encoding uncharacterized protein LOC118420888 isoform X4 — encoded protein: MTDSMCQSDVVHGFAAHRDRELSDNLLQTEDDLDQLHAWRAKEADAFCGWVPDPRAPQRRPKDNPANKPAPKRLRSTKERRLSQQNLRATYEFRHYRDIGRYIQQYRRDHSCTVAPRDTNPHFTSDALVALLRKADPQKPYLIPRTRVQDVPGCSLEPPKLGVLRRAVTGTSRDWHSFSGSSVSHPVTEEALPTSHSPPQLSQQIPARGPERVVSGAGDVTNTAGFGLHFTSLSRPSTGTTESRDSGSSSNSNSKSLPNHGTLTLAFSINGNSNRQQRPPSTSATSSTNKPAKPQYTSIVRSEPSADSKQADAASVSDMSATGVNIMAMDRQFDTWQPYAPLPAVPVPRSRSVPAPSRIPKQIHPRLRYTIEANRRRATPLHLAPLSPRIHPSVAAREMLDPELRVLRGFAPKMAPGGLQVF
- the LOC118420888 gene encoding uncharacterized protein LOC118420888 isoform X2 — its product is MTDSMCQSDVVHGFAAHRDRELSDNLLQTEDDLDQLHAWRAKEADAFCGWVPDPRAPQRRPKDNPANKPAPKRLRSTKERRLSQQNLRATYEFRHYRDIGRYIQQYRRDHSCTVAPRDTNPHFTSDALVALLRKADPQKPYLIPRTRVQDVPGCSLEPPKLGVLRRAVTGTSRDWHSFSGSSVSHPVTEEALPTSHSPPQLSQQIPARGPERVVSGAGDVTNTAGFGLHFTSLSRPSTGTTESRDSGSSSNSNSKSLPNHGTLTLAFSINGNSNRQQRPPSTSATSSTNKPAKPQYTSIVRSEPSADSKQADAASVSDMSATGVNIMAMDRQFDTWQPYAPLPAVPVPRSRSVPAPSRIPKQIHPRLRYTIEANRRRATPLHLAPLSPRIHPSVAAREMLDPELRVLRGFAPKMAPGGLQIWHDKKGRGYLSLAAPIRLFGTSRKLHLAREVETAEFAGTAPPRSLVSSAGTTTGQTARRSPRKDTREKQEASGKEFTALQMSRFGP